A segment of the Brevundimonas sp. M20 genome:
CATCCCCGATGGTGACGCCGGGCAGGATGATCGCGCCGCCGCCGATCCACACATTGCGCCCGATGGATACGGCCCGACCGAACTCCAGCCCCCGCGCCCGCTCCTCGGGATCGCGCGGATGGTCGGCGGTCAGGATTTGCACGCCCGGCCCGATCTGCGTCAGGTCGCCGATATCGACCTCGCACACATCCAGAATCACGCAGTTGAAGTTCAGGAAGACGTTCCGACCCAGCCGGATATTGTAGCCGTAGTCACAGTGGAACGGCGGGCGGATCACCACGCCCTCGCCGATCTCGCCCAGCTTCTGGCGCAGCAGATCGCGCCGCTCGGCGGGCGTCGAGGCCAGTGAGGCGTTGTAGCGCGCCATCCAGTGCTTGGCGGCGGTCTGGTCGTCCTGAAGCTCGGGGTCGCCCGGATTGTAGGGCTGGCCCGAAATCATCTTCTGCCGTTCGCTGATGAACATGCCGCTCCCCCGGTCCCTCTACGGGAAACCGCACGGTCCGGGGTGTCGGGTCAAGCCCGACGACAGGTTCAGGCGGCGGCGTAGACGCTCTGGAACAGGATCGCGCCGTCGGCGGAGCCCAGCTCGGCTTCGAAGGCGCGGTCCGGGTGGGGCATCATGCCCAGCACGTTTCGGCGCGCGTTCTGGATGCCGGCGATGTCGGCGACCGAGCCGTTGGGGTTGTCGACGTAGCGGAAGACCACCTGGCCCTCGCCCTCGATCCGCTTCAGGGTCTCTTCGTCGGCGAAGTAGTTTCCGTCGCCGTTGCCTTGGGTCATCACGACTTCGCGCTGGCCCTGATAACCCGAGGTGAAGCGGGTCTGGCCATTGGCGACCGTCAGGCTGATCGGCTTGCAGACGTATTTGAGGCCCGAGTTGCGCAGCAGGGCGCCCGGCAGCAGTCCGGCCTCGCACAGGATCTGGAAGCCGTTGCAGATGCCGACCACGGCCACACCGTCGTCAGCGGCCTTCTTCACCGCCTGCATGATCGGAGCCTGCGCCGCCATCGCGCCACAGCGCAGATAATCGCCGTAGGAGAACCCCCCCGGCAGGACGATCAGGTCCAGACCCTTGGGCAGCTCGGTCTCGCCGTGCCACACCATCTGCACCTGTTCGCCGGTGGAGCGTTCGACGGCGACCTTGCAGTCGCGGTCGCAGTTGGAACCGGGGAAGACGATGACGGCTGCGCTCATGGCGCGGGCTCCTAGCAGGCTTCGCGGGAAATGTCAGGCCGTAGCCGCAGTTCGTTGCGTCAGGCGCTTCCCGTCCAGCCACGCCCATACCCAGATCGCGAGTCCGCCCAGCGTCAGGCCCACGGCCACCCAGCCGGTCGAGGCCCAGCCGAAGCCGGCGGCGACCGCCGCACCCGCCAGCAGCGGCCCCAGAGCGTTGGCCGTGTTGAACGCCGAATGGTTCAGCGCCGCCGCCAGCGTCTGCGCCTCGCCCGCGACGTCCATCAGTCGCGTCTGCAGGATCGAGCCCAGCCCGCCGCCCACGCCGATGAACAGCACGACCACCAGCATTGA
Coding sequences within it:
- a CDS encoding sugar O-acetyltransferase, with product MFISERQKMISGQPYNPGDPELQDDQTAAKHWMARYNASLASTPAERRDLLRQKLGEIGEGVVIRPPFHCDYGYNIRLGRNVFLNFNCVILDVCEVDIGDLTQIGPGVQILTADHPRDPEERARGLEFGRAVSIGRNVWIGGGAIILPGVTIGDDAVIGAGSVVTRDVPPGVTVMGNPAREKR
- the purQ gene encoding phosphoribosylformylglycinamidine synthase subunit PurQ, whose product is MSAAVIVFPGSNCDRDCKVAVERSTGEQVQMVWHGETELPKGLDLIVLPGGFSYGDYLRCGAMAAQAPIMQAVKKAADDGVAVVGICNGFQILCEAGLLPGALLRNSGLKYVCKPISLTVANGQTRFTSGYQGQREVVMTQGNGDGNYFADEETLKRIEGEGQVVFRYVDNPNGSVADIAGIQNARRNVLGMMPHPDRAFEAELGSADGAILFQSVYAAA